The proteins below are encoded in one region of Mangifera indica cultivar Alphonso chromosome 7, CATAS_Mindica_2.1, whole genome shotgun sequence:
- the LOC123220083 gene encoding AT-hook motif nuclear-localized protein 14, whose translation MEPNDTQQLPLSSYFHHHHHQHHHHSATAPSATAATASPTNGLLPPPPHTTNDDGAGSHHHQQQHNPMVYPHSVGSSAVTSPLEPAKRKRGRPRKYGTPEQALAAKKTASASASNSKEKREALLGCNSSSFGKKSQLVGFGNSGQGFTPHVISVAAGEDVSQKIMMFMQQSKHEVCILSASGSISNTSLRQPATSGGNITYEGRFEIISLSGSYVRTEIGGRTGGLSVCLSSSDGQIIGGGVGGPLKAAGPVQVIVATFQIDTKKDANAGLKGDASGSKLPSPVGGASVSSIGFRSPIESSGRNPIRGNEDFQTIGGSHFMIQPSGMHVSPSRTEWRSSLDARTSAGYDLTGRAGRGAHQSPENGDYDQIPD comes from the exons atggaaCCTAACGACACGCAACAACTACCACTGAGCTCGTACTTccaccaccatcaccatcaACACCACCACCACTCCGCTACCGCCCCCTCCGCCACCGCCGCCACTGCGTCACCTACCAATGGCCTGCTTCCCCCACCTCCTCACACCACCAACGACGATGGCGCTGGATCCCACCACCACCAACAACAACACAATCCAATGGTGTACCCTCACTCCGTTGGTTCTTCCGCCGTGACGTCCCCGCTGGAGCCGGCGAAGAGGAAGCGTGGAAGGCCCAGAAAGTATGGGACGCCGGAGCAGGCCTTGGCAGCCAAGAAAACGGCATCGGCATCGGCATCTAACTCTAAGGAGAAGAGAGAAGCGCTGTTGGGTTGTAACTCGTCTTCGTTCGGCAAGAAGTCTCAGCTTGTCGGTTTTG GAAATTCTGGGCAAGGTTTTACTCCTCATGTTATTAGTGTAGCTGCTGGTGAG GATGTTTCGCAGAAAATCATGATGTTCATGCAACAAAGTAAGCATGAGGTATGTATTCTGTCTGCATCTGGTTCGATCTCTAACACATCTCTGCGCCAGCCAGCCACATCAGGAGGCAATATTACATATGAG GGTCGTTTTGAGATCATTTCATTGTCTGGATCCTATGTGCGGACGGAAATTGGAGGAAGGACTGGTGGGCTTAGTGTTTGTCTTTCTAGTTCAGATGGCCAGATCATTGGAGGAGGAGTTGGTGGACCCCTAAAGGCCGCTGGTCCAGTTCAG GTTATTGTTGCTACCTTTCAGATTGATACTAAGAAGGATGCTAATGCTGGTTTAAAAGGTGATGCTTCAGGCAGCAAGTTGCCATCGCCAGTTGGTGGGGCTTCAGTATCAAGTATTGGCTTCCGCTCACCAATTGAGTCTTCTGGGAGAAATCCTATCCGAGGAAATGAGGATTTTCAAACTATTGGAGGGAGTCATTTCATGATTCAACCTTCTGGTATGCATGTGTCGCCTTCACGAACAGAATGGAGGAGTAGCCTGGATGCTAGAACCTCTGCTGGTTATGACTTGACAG GAAGAGCAGGGCGTGGAGCACATCAGTCTCCAGAAAATGGGGACTATGACCAAATTCCAGATTAG